A DNA window from Myripristis murdjan chromosome 19, fMyrMur1.1, whole genome shotgun sequence contains the following coding sequences:
- the irf3 gene encoding interferon regulatory factor 3: MSHSKPLLIPWLRSQVDSGRYPGVAWTNPQHTEFCVPWKHALRQDSSRVDVLIFKAWAEVSGNGRAQGDPSVWKRNFRSALRAKGFKLVSDNKNDAANPHKVFSWPEEAPSGASSSAGSQDQEEPNMFEHLSFPKAEEAVESQVVPCFEHNIYLPDEAVFAESTIDQDILEECLKGMNIEPPTEGITVFESPPEQQQQHNQGVIGGHVLPEQQQYPVAFEDAVGGVGLPEQPAYPMDGAVGVACDQQMVEQFKDTMSKTMVGDHFKTQFRVLVYYRGVKVSEQLVENEAGLRLVYRPELTQPVLDHETGLFLVSLPRPVAMLDHTQANLTQRILDKLGQGLEVGVSGPVVYGQRLGEIKAFWSLCKFDHSRQPQEVSKLEPQPLYLFKDFVRGMLDFITGKECPPCSLYFCLGEKWPDPDNRPLEKKLITVEVVLTSLEILKSMAVGGGASSLHSVELQISLEEMMELC, encoded by the exons ATGTCCCATTCTAAGCCGCTGCTCATCCCCTGGTTGCGGTCCCAGGTCGACAGCGGGAGGTACCCCGGGGTGGCCTGGACGAACCCACAGCACACGGAGTTCTGCGTCCCGTGGAAACACGCCCTGAGACAGGACTCCTCCAGAGTCGACGTGCTCATCTTTAAG GCCTGGGCAGAGGTCAGCGGCAATGGCCGGGCTCAGGGAGACCCCTCAGTGTGGAAGAGGAACTTTCGCAGTGCCCTCCGAGCCAAGGGCTTCAAATTAGTATCTGACAACAAGAACGATGCTGCTAATCCCCACAAAGTGTTTTCCTGGCCAGAAGAAGCGCCGTCAGGAG CTTCCTCTTCTGCGGGATCCCAGGACCAAGAGGAACCTAATATGTTTGAACATCTTTCCTTTCCTAAAGCAGAAGAGGCTGTGGAG AGCCAGGTTGTCCCGTGTTTCGAGCACAATATCTATCTGCCGGACGAAGCTGTATTTGCAG AATCCACCATTGACCAGGATATTCTCGAGGAGTGTCTAAAAGGAATGAATATTGAGCCTCCCACAG AGGGCATCACTGTCTTTGAGTCTCCTCccgagcaacaacaacaacacaatcagGGTGTGATTGGTGGACACGTGTTGCCAGAGCAACAGCAGTATCCAGTAGCATTTGAGGATGCAGTCGGTGGAGTTGGGTTGCCTGAGCAACCAGCATATCCAATGGATGGAGCTGTGGGAGTGGCCTGCGATCAGCAGATGGTGGAGCAGTTCAAAGATACCATGTCCAAGACCATGGTTGGAGATCATTTCA AGACTCAGTTCAGGGTGTTGGTGTATTACAGAGGGGTGAAAGTGTCCGAGCAGCTGGTTGAGAATGAAGCGGGACTACGCCTAGTCTATAG GCCCGAGCTCACTCAGCCGGTCTTGGATCATGAAACAGGCCTGTTCCTGGTCTCTCTGCCAAGACCCGTAGCCATGCTAGACCACACCCAGGCCAATCTGACCCAGCGCATCCTCGACAAGCTGGGGCAGGGTTTGGAGGTGGGGGTGTCGGGTCCTGTGGTGTACGGCCAGCGGCTGGGTGAAATCAAGGCCTTCTGGAGCCTGTGCAAGTTTGACCACAGCCGACAGCCCCAGGAAGTTTCCAAACTGGAGCCTCAGCCTCTCTATCTGTTCAAGGACTTTGTGCgag GTATGTTGGATTTTATTACTGGAAAAGAATGTCCTCCCTGTTCCCTGTACTTCTGTCTGGGAGAGAAGTGGCCCGACCCAGACAACAGGCCTTTGGAGAAGAAACTCATCACAGTGGAG GTGGTCCTAACATCACTGGAGATCCTCAAGAGCATGGCTGTTGGAGGTGGCGCCTCCTCCCTGCACTCTGTGGAACTGCAGATTTCCCTTGAAGAGATGATGGAATTGTGTTGA